GTAGTGATACTTGACTGATGGAAAAGTTGAGACCATGCTGCAGAGGTACTTTGGAGAGCTCATCTGAAAATCTGGGGATGTAGTGACTTCATATTACCAGCATTTCATGGTGGTACATGGGTAACATCAGGCCTGAGCAGAGAGCTGTTCATTCTGAAAGATGCTATATCTAACCATGTCTCCAAGGCCCAGCAGCTGCAGAGCTCTGTGCTAATCctggcctccccccccccccccaaagtgaaaatatcactgtgacattgtgctttTTTGGGAGGCACTTAGACAGCTTGGCTACCTGATTTTAGCAGAGCTGGAGACTTCACTAAGTGCTGTCAATGATAAACACAATGACCCCAATTATAAAACATCACCCCAGCTAATTTGGATTTGTAACCAACCAGAAGAGATTAAATATTAGGAATATTACAGTGTATTAGATAATTTCTTCCACATCTTTTTATCAGTATTATTTTAGGggaaataataatttaaagtcACTAACTGTCTTTCATTTGTTCCAATCATTAAATTGTGTGTCTATTTTAAGGATTATATAGATTATTTTGTCCACCTGaataatatccatccatatatccCACCCACTGTAAAGCACAGCCattcagaaataaaaatagagttatttttatcttttagTATTGTGTAATATGTGAAGGacatataaaattttatatagTGGTTAGAATCTGACACTGGGCCATGGAAATTTCCAGAATAATTACACACAAAATGAGCACCATAGTGCTTTTACTGTGGAATCATCGGTACAGTAATCAAATGGCTTGTTGCTATGTCTCAGTGTTTGTTGCTGTATCCAAGTATTGCACGATGAATCAGAGCTCGCACGCCTTGTGCTACACCAAGCCAATAACCTTTGCAGGTCCCCTCAGATGGGGGCAGGGTGGTGATAGTGTCCTCTTACCAGAGTCCATGACAGCTGCCCTTCTGCTGGGCACTTCAGAGGCCTGGGTGAGACCCAAACTTAATAACGACTGCACAAAAAGACAGGAAAAAAGGTGAATCATTTAGAGGCTGTACTCATAAGAAGGCTGGTGTACTTGTGTGTTTTCCGAACTGCTAGGAAAACAGAACTGAAATGGGAAAGATTTTTCACTGTTTTCCTGTTATGTTCAGTCCAGGCACAATGTGACCTCATTCTTGGCAGCGGTGTGAGTTAAACACCCCAGGAGCCAAACTGAGACTTTCCATACCTGCTTTTTATTCCACCTTCAGCATAATGGAAcattcttgttttgtttttctccctTTTTGCCTTTCCAGTGTAGGGTAACACTGATTTACTTGAAGTTCTGCTTCTAGCTGCAGTAGCTTTCAGCTACAATTTGTTTCATGATTTTTGCTTTTCTCCACTAAAGCAAGCTTTGCTCATACTTAGCGTACaacaagcaggtcctccaacttacagggaaactTGGGAggtggtggcaggattggcaactccagccactggaaaaaaaacatcacactGGTCCATACCGACTactgtggtgctgaggtatcatccaccgcatggctgcactcaggttctcatccctgaggtggtttgtcatgtggtgggtgtggcaacacactgtatcagtgcatacTCCTTACCTCCTCATCAGAATAACCAGTTGTGTGGAAGCTGTCCAAGTAAATCATGCACTAATACAAAGTGAAAAATAATCAGATACATTTAAATTTCATTATTCTGTGTTATTAAATTGATCCCAATCATAATATGCAGCTTTCAAATGATTTCTTTAATTTTATAACTTTTTGTGCTGTTGATACTTCACTTATTCCCACTTTATTATATTGTCTTTGTTCAACATACAATGTAAGCTTAAGTTCACAATGTCGGAAGTGTCATTTGATCAAAATGTTAATTattgctatttttgtctgttacAAAGAACTCCTTCATACTTTCTAGATTCTAAATgagtattttaaataatcacaCTGTAGACCAGCTAAAGATGAAGTTGCTGTTTTCCAATAAATGAGTGCCTATTCTTTTTTCGAAAATAGGAATGTAGGCTTTTTATTCTCAAGTGCTGAACGAcccataaataaatttaaagaaGATAAAACACATGATTAGAGTCTACTAAATCCAGTGCTGTGGATTGGACTGGTGTCACCCAGTCACATCCTTCGCATTGAAGGATAACCagttttttgttagtttgtcatttttGGGCACAGAACATTCCCTGATAGTAGCCTACTACTACTACTGTGTGTAAAAACTGCATTCTTTTGGTATGCCAGGGGAGTTATTTTGACTGCCACTTAATTCTGGCCACTGTTTATCTAGTGAACATATCTGATTGTGGTCTGTTATGAGATTAGAAGGTGACAATGTACACTACTGTTTGACCAATATGCTAATTTTAGTCAAGAAGATGTGTTATGATGATGTCTTGCCACTTACAATGAACTGACCTGGATATTTTTGAATATGTCAAAAAGTCAGTTTTCTGTAACTTTTGTTTGCCTTATTGAGTTGATTCTTTTGATTTTGGTCATACCTATGTCTTTTTACTCTGTTGGTACTTAAGCACCCTTAGTTAATCTCAGTGGGAGATTGTTAGGATAGTACTACTTTCAAGGTAATTTTCAACAACATGATTGAAAATGTGATTAATTGTCCTATTAATCATGATTAAGAAAATGATTAATTTGATAACCCAAATAAAATCTAAAGTGAGAAAAAATACTGTGTGAATCATTAAAGATTAAACTTCACACTTAACATGAATGAACTTGAGTAGAAGAGACTCATTGAATTGTATTGGCGTGATATGCTTCTGCTTGACCACATCCCAGAAGAATAAtagcatgatttttttctctctctcatccCAGTGTCTGGAGGTTCAGAACCTGCTGTATGGTCCCCAGCACAAAAAGACTCGAGTCATACAGCAAACTGTAGACCTGCTGTCCAAGTAAGTCAGCTTTAGTCAAAACTCATCTTCATCTATTAATAGCCGATATACATGCAGTGGCCAgataatgtgtttattttttatgttaaatTGAACAGTAAATGAACCttgaccctgtctgtgtgctgtgtataTGGCGCTGTGGCCACATGACTGCAGCAaaggcatggataccctggcagattcagggggccgtTGTATACGTAAAATCATATGTAGAATTGGGCAGGGGGGGCTCAGAATTTCTAGCGACTCCCCTGTCCATAATCagtataaatacttttatttGTAATAACATTATGCGCAAAACTAACTTATTGGTTTGTTGTAGGGCTCCAGAAGTTGCCGGCAGACATCAAAAGGCAGACAGAATGAAACAGAGGCCTCCTTTCTGTGCTGTGGTACCTTCTCATCTTCCAGCAGGAGCAGCTCTCAGTCCATCTGACTCTGAGcatcttaaaaaaaacatctaactAATGCCAAAGTTGCTCGATGATAAGTTCAAAAGGAAAGAGATTGACTATAACATGTTTTGCTTATGATTCAAACTACAGATCCAgccgcttaaaatttccccagtttccatgacaggtccttgacaggaccttgactggctcttggctggtccttgactgtaatgagatcccccacgatgatgtaatgaaaaagggggctggcatgatccacccctcaactctctgtgtgtaaagtacttgcaatgatttatccatccaccagggagagcagtgatctgaagtgacttacctgaaatcagataagatacctgaatcaggtattgtaactccactgcaaaaaataaaaatctaagcaagtacaattctcctatatttaaacaaaattccaatttcattaataaactcactacactgcaataaatggcctgtgaaatttagaaatagtttctgttgtgaggcaaagatggcctaaaactgtcaaaatgtgtttttagtcagtttattgatgaaattagaattttattttacttccctctttggagatgaggcagtcccaagatatgtccaatacaataattacaggcctaaacaaagtattaagactgatattgtcaagcaatgagaggtatatgaaaattaaacagATTTGAAGgccattaagcttgtttggcacaagatgaaagatttcatccgcaaggaggccaagccaggtaccaagcagcagcatgtccaagagttattttgggagaagagagtgacccaagatgtgtgtaacagactaattacaggtctaaacaaagtaataaggttgactgtggagaataaaggtggacagagtggaaaatggaaaaaaaacatatggatCTGTACTGTGCTGGAATAAAACAGACACACTCCTTagtgtgttctttctttctgtctggctaacagccggataggctgctggtggccGCGCATCCacggagaaggggggggggttctcacaatgatgtgtgaatgtgtcattaacttctctgcttggccacaatgaaacaatgagacagatgagacagatgtttgaagGGGTCAAGGTGAGGTTGTTTTTTCAACCTAAGAagcactgctttcagatcataagaacataagaactatacaaacgagaggaggccattcggcccatcaagctcgcttagggagaacttaactaatagctcagagttgttaaaatcttatctagctctgattttaaggaacccaaggattcagcttgcactatgttatcaggaagactattccatattctgactatcaagccagtcggttaaataaacactactaaacagtcattacacactacaggaaaaaaaatgtaaaaacactaccagtcaaaactgttgttggcatgtaaattagaaaccagaagaatatagtggaaaaaaagtatgatcgtcTACCAAAAACGTTTATACAGCGTATAGTCACGACTGACATGCTGAGGcggggtttgaaccagtgacctggggaacacaagcacacaggcttagcccactgagccacacagctaccCTGAAAGCacaaatgttttttgcatgaaagtTCTCCATAgcaagtaccctgagcaaggtactgcccacAAGCACATTGACAGAAaagtgctggtgctggtgctggggctgggggtggggggtcaactgaatgtgtgaaagtcattaacatctcttttgactggtagtatgtgtgtgtgggtttgcatagatcacatttgaggaccaaactgcccccaaagtgtagtaaaacctgaaattttcctacttttggggacagtttttgaggtccctatttggataaacacttttaaagcctctgatcacaaatttttctgaacacatacaaatcgaatttcaatgaaaaagttggccaaaatttcacatctgttcacgactatacgctcgggtggtgaacaaaagcactggcaaagtcttgcatttctgaaaagtttcaatacgcagaaaaaggctagtcacattagagtgctatttcgtgaagtctggtccaccatctaaacggctaaacacaccagaagcccctgaaatagaagaaatcacaagacagaaaacattttaacatccctccatcacagagccagactcgccatcaaaactgtaagctcctctaaacccagcttattgtaccttgataccttgtacgttgctttggataagtctgctaaatgctttaaatgtaaatataaatattgtatagtgtaaagccatgtagcagaaataacttggggtcagtaatccaggagacatggaggggtacagtaaatatccattgtcttcccaacatcagtcactgaatggcattaaaaaagcactggagagttcaaagcatacaattctCATAGTCTAGcagcaccaccaacattcagatgCAAATGAGCTTGAGATGTAAATGCACGCTGGCCGACGAgatcaccccccctggaaagaaaatatccctattcccttttattgtccttggtgattttaacagagtgaatctacaccaggaacttcctatatacagacagcatatcgactgccccaccagggacaacatcacactggaccactgttacaccattttaaaacatgcctatcgctctgtcccccgggcagctttaggacattctgatcactgtatggtccatcttattccaatttacaggcaacagcttaaacgtgccaagcctgtagtcaaaactgtgaagaagtggaccaatgcagcaaagcagaaactgcaggactgttttgactgcactaattggactgtctttgaagctgcatctgataatctggatgagctgacagacactgtgacatcatacatcagtttttgtgaagatgtgtgtgtcccgaccaagaccttctgcacatacaacaacaataaaccatggttcactcccaaactgcaccatcttcaccaggccaaggaggatgcctacagaagtggtgacagggtcctgtacaggcaggccaggaacacgctgaccaAGGAGATtaaagtggcaaaaagaagctactctgagaagctgaaagaacggttctcagccaatgaccctgcatcagtgtggagaggcctgcgagacatcaccagcaacagacgacccctaccccccgctgaagcaaacaaagacctggcagacgagctgaacaacttctactgcaggtttgagataaacagattcacacccccgatccaccccactccagagacaataacccccatcacacctctcacccccctatcctcccccctggaactcagaatacacaaagcggaagtgagctggctgttccagaaacagaaaaccaagaaggccccgggaccagacggtttatccccctcctgcctcaaaacctgtgctgatcagctggctctcatcttcacccgcatcttcaatagattcctggagctgtgtgtagttccctcctgctttaaacgctccaccattatcacggtccccaaaaaacccaccattacaggactgaatgactacagacctgttgCCTTGtcgtctgtggtcatgaaatcctttgaacgcctggttttagcccatctaaaggacattacaggacaccagctgtacccccagcagtttgcctatcgggcaaacaggtcggtggatgatgcagtgaatatggggctgcattatatcctgcaacatctggactgtccaggaacttatgccaggatcctgtttgtggactttagttcggctaaacgagcatagattttaacgagcagttaaaatcatttcagatccgtcacatcctggacacaatcttctccagctacccccctctggcacgcgctacagatctgtttacaaaaactgtttacactctACCTCACAGTTACTCTACcagtgttactcacctgtgtatatttataatatttataatttttcacatttctattgtatttgtattgtattgtactgtatttgtatttcttgtatagtgtattttgtttttatagtgtcacttattgtagagctgggtgatatggcctaaaaataaaatctccgattttttcacaaaaaatctgatttccgattttaatcgattttcccctcccctactcaaaatcaaactactttatttagctttttttactttagaccacacctttaggggcagcgtgtggctcagtgggctaagccctgtgcttgtaatcagaaggtcactggttcaagcccagcctcaacacatctgcaggtccttgagcaaggccccaacaggtggccttcacagacaacttattcttcaaagatcaagttgagggaggcataaacacaatttccccacagagaTCAGTTATTACTGTAAACACTTTCTTTGGGCACAAGTGCcagcttttcccctgtcattggcatgttgttagtgaatctgctacagtgttaatttacccgtgaggaatggtgcatcgcattagttccgcatttggcgcttgtgtgtaaaaaaagtaataaaatggatttcacgaaaacacatagtcctgaactgtaaattcaaattaattaaatcgatttatcgcccagctctaacttattgtttgtgtatgagagagtatcaAACTGCGGGAAaataattccttgtgtgccccagcacacttggcgaataaaagctgattctgattctgattctgattctgattgctgcagcaggtgaggatcatgaactcccaatcacctacaaattctttaatcaatcaacagttacagtatcaacaatcaatggctggacagttgatacagggacaatgatcacaacacacatcagaacagccttcccaaagccaacaaactgaaccctattgaaaatttgtggactatgcttaaaataaagcactttaaaacaaatcaatatactgtaggaccaaagtgctgtacaaaggataaataagaatagacaataaacaaacaaataaagcatattaaaataaaataagtaaataaaataaattaaaacaaaaatgagcttttttaagtcatagcaaagaccattcaatcatttaaccctgtaaaaagaaaagtaaagtttttgtaaagaaagcgccatctaatggtatcaccctgcaagtgaatgaatgggcgggtttatagtcaaatataggcccacccctagaagaaggggggctctacctttcggctggaacttggctgggatttggctgccagccagactggaggggaaattttaagtggctggatctgtaACAGTGCTATCCATTTAATATTATCTAATTAACCTGGTAAGCAAAAATAAACTGAAGACAGTTAGGATTTGGTGATGTTACAGGGAAAATTACCATGTGTTTATGTAAGAGAACAGGTTTCAGACAGTTCTGCAGATCTGCCTTAGTGTAATAAATACCTGTAACCACTGTGCACTTCTTGAATACCAGAGACCCAAACACCATAACACTGTAAGATATGTTTTATTTGTACGACTGATCAATGCTCGAAGAATGTATATTATGTGGGGGGAAAGATTCATCATCCTTATTTAGCCAACAATGTGTGGCATTTCTTTAGCACATCAGGTTTTAGAAGCATGTTACAGGGCATGTATATCTGGCCTGCTCATTCAAGCCAAGCTATTCCCAATAACACTGTTCCTTCAATCACTAGAGGTTTTGAGATGTATCACTAATGTTAGAATAAAATAACATTACAAGAAACATTTTCCATGTGAGCATTTTCTTATCCATCATTATGTTTCAATGTATTTACTTATTGCTATAGGTCTATTGATAACTGTAGCTGTACCAGTATATATACTATTTTTAACAGAGCAGTAACCTTGGGTATGGTTCATTGTGATGATGCATTTTTAGGGGAAAGATCTCTATGAAATTCATATTTGTTTCTTCGGTCTTCATTCTATCAAAAGATGGTGATATTTTGCTGCCTAATGTCTAATGACATTTTATAATTAAAAGATCATAAATCACAAGGGAAAAAAGCATCATTTTTTCAGCTGCAGAACTGAGTCATCATAACTAAAACTGAGTGTTGATATACTTGGTTTTAATAATTTTGTAAAAtgatttaattatataaatgaataCCGTAAGTTGTATAATCAACTTTAAAAAAACTTCTGCTCTGATATACCCGTAACTAAACTCCCTCTATAATGCATTTACTGTCTTTATATTTCTAGAGCTATGTTATAGATTAATATTTCTATGAGGTGCCTACTAACTATTAGCACTGTAACTTTTAATAATTTTTCCTGCATAAAATCTTGAATTAAATGAAGCAAGCAATCACTGCAATTTTCTAATATGAAATACAGAAATCTCCTCAAGCTCTATGTATTGTTATCAAGACAATGATTTCATTCCAACCATAGCATTTAGCATATAGCACATATTTAAAATGATCTTCTAACAATAGCAACAGTCTATTAAATGTTTACAATGTTTCAGCTAATGTGAGATTTTAGCCACTTCACGGATGGAAattccatccatcatccatccatccatcttcttccTCATCATCCTGGTCCACGTTGCAGGTGGAAAAATAATCGACAGTAATCAATTATCCTCTTGACTTTCTAGGTAGACTGTTGCAAttcttttttcatttacatGGCCTTCAAGGCTAGGCGCTTCTTCCTGGTCCACAGGGGTGTTTGCTTTCTCCACATAGCTATAGATGTCTTCTTTCACCTCATGGCTGTTATCTTTTTGGATTCTCAGACCTTGTGAACTGCAGGCCTCCCCGGAACTCCCACAAGATACTGCTGGTTTAACATCACTGACATCCATCTGGAAAGTAAATGACTTTTCAGATGGCCCCAGCTTAATATGTTtctctgttttgtttatttgatttGTTGGTTCTTCTGGGGCTAGGTGTTGCTCTTGATCTTCACCTGCCACTTTACCATCCAGGCGTTCCCCATTTTCTTCGCTAATTGTAACTTCACTTCTGCTGCTGATTATTTGCTGTACACCTGGATTGCATGAGTGTAGTGCTGACAATAACTTTGCCTCAAAATCTTCCCCCTGCTCTTCCAGAAGTCCAGAGCCTTCCAGATTTTGGGAAATGTTAAGTTCTGCTACAATAGTCACTGTTCCACTGTCTTTAGCCTGCTGAACTTTCCTAATATCAACTGCCAAGTTACCAGAAGCTTCTTGATCAGTTTTTGTGAAAAGAGCCAACTCTTCCTTAACAGTCCCAGATATTGTTCCTTGTAACTGCCCCAAAGTCCCTTGTAAGTACTCCTTTGGATCCATATTGTCTTTTCTTAGGAACTCAAGAAGGGATTCCTGCACTGTGGGAGAGACATGAACTTCCTCTTCTATAATACAATCCTGGAAGCTGTCTCTAGGAAATATATGTTCACTTCTCACATAAGTAGTTTTAGGTAAAGCCTCATAGTGGTCATCCTTTTTAAATCTTTCGTTGATTAGGCCCCCATCCTGATAATACCGTTCATCTGATAAGTCATCCAACGCTACATAATGTCCATACGATGAAAGAGGAACATCATCCGTCTCTGAAATATCATCATCTGGTGTAGATACAAAATACTCAGTTTCTTGATCCTGGCTAAATAATGCAGCACCCTGGTCTCTTGAACTTTCTACAACGTGAACAGATCCAATCTTTTCATCCTCTCCTCCAGGAGTTACTGGAGCTCTGTTTTCTTCAAAGTGATCATCTGAATGTCTGGAACGCTCATCAACATTTGCAAGCTCCTCAATTGCAAAGAACAACGAAGAGGGCTGATTAAATTGACTTGTCTCCTTTACTTCATATTCCTCATTATTTTGAGAGTCCACTGGTTCCTCAACAATCTCAATATTGACCGATTtatttttaagacctttttctCCCTGCAGACCAAAGCTAAGCAGATTTTCAATCATACTTCCTGTGGGAGTTCCCTTTATGTCTTCTAATACAACGTTCTTTACTTTCTTACTGAGGAATTCTTCTAGAACAGATTCATCTGAGACATCCAAGTCATCCTCCACCTTAGATTGCAAAATTATTTCAGTCCTGAGTCTTCCATGTTCCTCTTCTGATTTCTCCACATGGCAGGTTACCGTTGTATCCAAACCAGAAGGTTTCACTACTTTCTCAATGATCTCTTCTACAGTCATTGATTCCAGAACATTTTCTTCAGTTGCAAGTGGTCTGTGCTCTACATATGGCTCCCTAACAGTGCATTTCTTTTCAAACTGTGAACCTGAATTTGAAACTTGACTTTCAATCTTATTCCCAGCTAAGCAGTCTTCTGTCACTGCTGTGTTATCAGCGTTTCCCATAATCTGATCCCCTGCTCTGCTTTTCCCCTGGGTCATACTGACTGTGTCCAGGTCACTCTCTTTTTCAAGGTTAGTTTTTTCAACCTTTACATATGTGGTTCCCCAATTCccatcatttacatttaaaaccTTGCTCACAGTTGATGGTGATGTCACTCTCACTGATGTGCTGTCCTCTGTAGCTAAAGAACCAAGCTTAGATCTGACTTTGAGGCCGGCCTGCTGGGAAATGACTGAATCATCAACTGAATGCCGTGACATATTGTTCATTGCAGTTTTCtcttctattattttttcctgGGTGTGAACATTTTCCTCAGTATTCAGGACTCCTTTGACAACGCTAGTAGAAGCCTGTGGTGCTCTAGTGATTGAGAGCAGGTCCTTCTGGGATGGGGAGCTATGTTGACCCACACCATAAAATTTAATAGGGACTATCCTTGTGACACCAGAAGAAACTTTCGTATGTGATGTTGGTTCTATGTATTTCCTGTCAA
The Paramormyrops kingsleyae isolate MSU_618 chromosome 13, PKINGS_0.4, whole genome shotgun sequence DNA segment above includes these coding regions:
- the synm gene encoding synemin, translated to MFHFRRTFEEETTQLQELNKRLSQYLSRVKQLEQENAFLISEINTVRRENTSTWENQHMAELRELRRTVDQLSLEKFKAEMEREKLCRELKMIQALRLQESGERNDISGELKTSEKQLREVQKANGALESRLLQLQNECNCLEDAHKREIAQFRDQVHSGALPVFIQKRPDPPEISMEEFDKYARTLSETWRETFEVYCKRIADIEESLRLDEVKLENLLKEKMQYTSEVKKLNNEVEKQNQLRVHLEEHLRNMQASFPKELDQYRVIIEELEEECRMLANAISKKLKDHQDLMQIKMGLSLEVATYRALLEGENTDEYVWTDHRATEPFRKIDIQMPPHPYATKGASMSRQDGRKWKPSNISFDRKYIEPTSHTKVSSGVTRIVPIKFYGVGQHSSPSQKDLLSITRAPQASTSVVKGVLNTEENVHTQEKIIEEKTAMNNMSRHSVDDSVISQQAGLKVRSKLGSLATEDSTSVRVTSPSTVSKVLNVNDGNWGTTYVKVEKTNLEKESDLDTVSMTQGKSRAGDQIMGNADNTAVTEDCLAGNKIESQVSNSGSQFEKKCTVREPYVEHRPLATEENVLESMTVEEIIEKVVKPSGLDTTVTCHVEKSEEEHGRLRTEIILQSKVEDDLDVSDESVLEEFLSKKVKNVVLEDIKGTPTGSMIENLLSFGLQGEKGLKNKSVNIEIVEEPVDSQNNEEYEVKETSQFNQPSSLFFAIEELANVDERSRHSDDHFEENRAPVTPGGEDEKIGSVHVVESSRDQGAALFSQDQETEYFVSTPDDDISETDDVPLSSYGHYVALDDLSDERYYQDGGLINERFKKDDHYEALPKTTYVRSEHIFPRDSFQDCIIEEEVHVSPTVQESLLEFLRKDNMDPKEYLQGTLGQLQGTISGTVKEELALFTKTDQEASGNLAVDIRKVQQAKDSGTVTIVAELNISQNLEGSGLLEEQGEDFEAKLLSALHSCNPGVQQIISSRSEVTISEENGERLDGKVAGEDQEQHLAPEEPTNQINKTEKHIKLGPSEKSFTFQMDVSDVKPAVSCGSSGEACSSQGLRIQKDNSHEVKEDIYSYVEKANTPVDQEEAPSLEGHVNEKRIATVYLESQEDN